The Mycolicibacterium flavescens genomic interval CGCCTGCCCCGCCGCCCGCTTGTCCGGACGTGCAGGTGGTGTTCGCGCGCGGGACCGGCGAACCGATCGGTGTCGGCGGGGTCGGGCAGGCGTTCGTCGACCAGCTGCGCGCCCAGGCCGGCCCACGATCGATCGACGTCTATCCGGTTAACTACGTGGCCAGCGGCGACTTCGGCAACCGCATCCAGTTCGCACGCACGGTGGTCGACGGGATCCGCGATGCGGGACAGAAAGTCGAGTCGACGGCGGCGGCATGCCCCGATACCGACATCGTGCTCGGCGGATTCTCACAAGGCGCTGCGGTCGCCGGATACGTGACTTCCGCTGAGATTCCCGAGGAGATCCCCGCCGAGTACCGCGAGTTCATCCCCGAGCCGATGTCTGAGGAAGTCGGCGACCACGTTGCCGCTGTCGTTCTGTTCGGCAGGCCCTCGGATCAGTTCCTGACCGATGCCGGCGCGCCCGCGATCGTCATCGGACCGTCGTATCAGGACAAGACGTTGGATCTGTGCGCCGAGGGCGACACGATCTGCAACGGCGCTCCCATCGGTCTTCCAAGCTTCGCGCACAACTCCTACATCGTGAACGGGATGGCCGCCGAGGGTGCGGCCTACGCGGTGGCGCGTCTCGAGCCGGCTCCGGCACCCCCGCCGCCTCCGGCCCCGGCGCCGGCTCCGGCGCCGTTGGCCGCGCCCGCACCACCACCTCCGCCTCCGGCCCCCGCGCCGTTCGCGGCACCCGCACCCGCGCCCGCAGCGCCGCCCCCGGCCCCCGCACCTGCCGGCTGAGCACTGCTCGTCGCGGTCTGCCACTCTCGAGTGGTGGACCAAGACGTGTACGACAAGGGCCGCGAGATCCGCACGGCGGTGCTCGGTGAGGCCTATGTGCAGAAGGCGGCAGACAGTGCCGACGATTTCACCGGGCCGTTCCAGGATTTGGTGACCGAGTACTGCTGGGGAGCGGTGTGGGGACGCGACGGCCTGTCCCACAAGACGCGCAGCATGCTCAACCTTGCGATGCTCGCGGCGTTGAACCGCCCCAACGAGCTTCGCACCCACGTCCGAGGCGCCCTGACCAACGGCGTGACACCCGAAGAGATCCGCGAGATCTTCATGCAGGTCGCGGTGTACGCAGGTGTGCCCGCCGCGGTGGAGGCCTTCCGCACCGCGCGCGCCGCCTTAGACGACGCCGAACAGCGGTAGGGCGCGGCATGGACATCGGATTCGTCGGACTCGGCAACATGGGCTTCCCGATGGCAGACCGCCTGCGGGCGGCCGGGCATCGGGTGGTCGTCTGCGACGCCCGCCCCGAGGTGGTCGACAGGGCGGTTGAAGCCGGTGCCGAGCGGGCGGCCTCGGCGCGCGAGGTCGCCGACCGCGCGCCGACGATACTGACGAGCCTGCCGACCCCGCAGGCGTCGGAGTCCGTCGCCGCCGAGGTCGCCTGCGGGACCGTCGTCGAGCGTTTCGTCGACCTGTCGACGGTGGGACGCCAAGCCGCGCAGCGCAACAACGCGCTGTTGGCCGAGCGCGGGATCGCGGCGCTCGACAGTCCCGTGAGCGGCGGTGTGCACGGGGCCGAGGCGGGCACCCTGGCCATCATGGTGTCGGGGCCGCGGGCTCACTACCAGACGTGCGCACCGCTGTTCGAAACACTCGGGCGGGCGACGTTCGTCGGTGAGAAGCCCGGCGCTGCGCAGACGATGAAGCTCATCAACAACGTCATCGCCGCGACGACACTGGCTGTCACCGCCGAGGCGATGGTGGCCGGTGTGAAGGCAGGACTCGACGCCCAGGTGATGATCGACGTCCTCAACGCCGGTTCCGGTGGCACTCACGCCAGTCGGGACAAGTTCCCGCAGGCGGTGCTGCCCCGCACGTTCGACTACGGCTTCGCGACGGGGTTGATGGTCAAGGACGTCCGGCTCTACCTCGACGAGGCCAGGGCGCTGGGCCTGCCGACCGAACTCGCCGACGCCGTGGGCCAGGTCTGGGAGGCGACGATGGCCAGCGAGGGAGCCGAATCGGACTTCACGGCGGTGGTGAAACCCATCGAAGCCGCCGCGGGGGTCGTGGTCGAGGGGTGACCCGGTGGCGCCGACGGTAGAGTTCTGCAGGTGAACACGCCGAAGTCGCGCGCACGTTGGGTGCGCGGGAGTCTGGTCGGATCGTGTTCTGCCGTCTTGACCGCGACCGCGCATACGTTCTCCGGCGGTCAGCTCCCCGCGGGATCGGCGCTGATCGTCGCGATGCTCGTCTGCGCCACCGTGGGCGCCGTGGTCGCCCGACCCGCGCTCGACGGTCGTCACGGGCGATTGCTCGGCGCCGTCGGCGCCCTGAGCCTCGCACAACTCCTCGGCCACCTGTCCTTCGTCATCGCCGGTGGGCACGTGCACTCGGCCGCCGCCCTGGGCCTGACGCCCGCGATGACCGCGGCCCATATCGGGGCCGCCGTCATCCTGGGAACAGCGATCGCGGCTGTCGAATACCTCTACGTCGTCTGCGTATCGGTGCTGCAGTGGCTGCGAATCTTCGCCACGGCCGGACTGCGCCCGCGCGCGCGGCGGGTACACCGTGTCGTCAAAACCGTTGTCGCCGAATCCGTCCTGTTGAGTTGCGGGCTCGGCATGCGCGCTCCGCCACTGAGGTTGGCAACGGCGGCTTAGCCCCGCCGCGCACCGAGATCGAACCGCGACAGGCGTCGCGGCTTTCGACGCAACTCACCCACCTCAATTTCCGGCTCGACGAGTGCTCGCCGGGCCGCCGGCTGAAGGTCCGCCATTCATGACAACGACCCCCACTCTCGGCACGCCCGCGCGTCAGCGTCAGCGCGGCGTGCGTCCTCTGTTACTGCGATTGCATTTCTATGCCGGCGTTTTCGTCGGTCCGTTCATTCTGATCGCCGCTGTCACCGGCTTGTTGTACGCGGTGATTCCCCAGATCGACGACGCGGTCTACCGCGAGAAGGTCACCGTCGACAGCGTCGGGGAGCACCGACTCCCGCTGGCCGAACAGCTGCGCGCCGTGCGTGCCGCATACCCCGAGGGGATGGTGGAGCAGATCGGCCCGCCCGTCGCGGCCGATGACATCACGCGGGTCGTACTCGCGGTCGACGACGTTCCGCCCGACTATGCGAGAACGGTATTCGTCGACCCGTACAGCGGTGAGATCCGTGGCGCGCTGACCACTTACGGCCAGTGGCTGCCGGTGCGCGCGTGGTTCGACGAGTTGCACCGCAACCTGCATCTCGGTGCCGTGGGCCGCAACTACAGCGAGCTTGCGGCGAGCTGGCTGTGGGTGATCGCGCTGGCGGGTCTGGCGCTGTGGTACCTGCATCGCCGCGACACCAAGAAGCTGCGTCGCATCGCGCTTCCCGACCGTGACAAGACGGACCGTCGCCGCACTCTGTCCTGGCATGGCGCGGTGGGAGTTTGGCTCATCGTTGCGCTGCTCGGGCTGTCGGTCACCGGCATCACCTGGTCGCGCTACGGCGGTGAGACGGTCAATCTGCTGCAGGAAAGGCTGAACACCACAGCGCCATCGGTGGACACCGCGCTCATGCAGTCGGCCGACACCGACGCGGGTCATGGGCAGCACCACGGGGGGGCCGTCGTCGGCGGCGGTGACGCCGCGCTACACGGTGCGGACACCGCGTTGAGTGCGGCCCGCGCCGCGGGACTGTCCGGCCCGATGTGGATGTACCCTCCGAGCGCCGACGGCCAGGGTTGGGAAGTCGCGGAGAACAAGCGCGACTGGCCCACTCGGTACGACGCGGTCTCGGTGGACCCCGATACCGGAGCGATCATCGACCGGGTCAATCAGGCCGAGTGGCCGCTTCTGGCCAAGCTCACCAACTGGGCGATCGACGCGCACATGGGTGTGTTGTTCGGGGTCGTGAACCAGATCGTGTTGGCGCTCACCGCAGTTGGGCTGATCACGATCGTCGTTCGCGGTTACCTCATGTGGTGGCAACGCAGGCCGACAAAGGGTTCGGCGTGGGCGGCCGGTCGTCCGCCGCTGCGAGGCGTCCTGCGTGGTCTGCACCCGGGGGCGATCGCGTTGGTCGTCGCTGTTGCACTAGCGGTGGGTTGGGCGTTGCCGTTGTTCGGTCTCAGCCTCGCCGCATTCGTGGTCGTCGACCTCATCGTCGCAACGGTCAAGAAGCGGGGCACCGAGCAGGAGGCGAACGTCGATGTCTAACAGGACCTATCACGCACTGGTACTTCTCATCACTGCGACCGCCGTGGCGGCTTGCACGTCACACGGCCAACACGACGAAGGGCCGATGTCTTCGGAGGTAACGCTCGCCGACCAGTGGGCCAGCGCGGCCGAGACCGGTATGGCCGCGGTGTTCGGCATACTCGCCAACGCCGGACACCACGACGCGCGGATCGTCTCGGGGCGCTCGGATGCGGCCGGGCGGGTCGAGGTGCACGAAGTGGCGGCCGATGGGGGCGCCAGGACGATGCGCCCCAAAGACGGGGGCCTGGTGATCCCGGCCAAAGGCTCACACGCCCTGGTGCCGGGCGGTGACCACCTGATGCTGATGGACCTCAAACAGCCGCTGCTGCCCGGCTCTGAGGTGACGCTGACCGTCGAGTTCGAGGACGGGTCGACGCTGCCGGTCACCGCCCAGGTGCGTGACTTCGCCGGTGCCAACGAGGATTACCAGCCGGTCACGGACGGGTCCGCACCACACCATGACCATGGGTGACGGCGTGGCCGAGGGTCGATTCCACCTCAATCGGCGTCGTCTTCTCGCGGGCAGCGCCGTCGCGGTGGCGGCGGGGGCGACGCTGAGCCACAGCGGCATTGCACAATTCGCTGTCCCTGCCGACGCCGTCGACCGGGCCGTCGAACCGTTTCACGGGCGGCATCAGGCCGGTGTCGCGACGTCCCCGCAGGCGCATGCGTTGTTCGTCGCACTCGACCTCGAACCGCATCCTCATCGCGGCCCGCGGGAGACGTTGGCAGCCGTGCTGAGACTGTGGACGTCGGACGCCGAACGATTGACTCAAGGCACTCCCGCGCTGGCCGACACCGAACCCGAACTGGCGCAACGGCCGGCCAGGCTCACCGTCACCGTCGGTGTCGGACCGGGACTGTTCGACCGGATCGGGCTCGGGAATCGGCGCCCGCGAGCGGTCGCCGATCCACCGGCCTTAGCCACCGACCGCCTCGAACCGAGGTGGTGCGGCGGTGATCTCCTGCTGCAGATCTGTGCCGACGACCCGATCACCGTCGCGCACACCAGCCGGGTGCTGCTGAAGAACGTGCGCGCCATGACCCGGCAGCGATGGCGGCAGACGGGATTCCGGCAAGCAGCGGGCTCGGGTGCGCACAGCATGCGAAATCTGATGGGTCAGATCGACGGCACCGCCAACATCGTCGACCAGGCAGGTTTCGATCGGCACGTGTGGGACGACGGTGACGACCAGCCGTGGTTCGCCGGGGGTACGACGCTGGTGTTACGCCGCATCCGCGCAGAGATGGATACTTGGGACGAGCTCGACCGAACCAGCAAGGAACTCAGCGTCGGTCGTCGCCTCGACAGCGGCGCGCCGTTGACCGGGAGCCGGGAGGACGACGTTCCGGACTTCGACGCGGACGAAGAGGGTATACCGGTGATACCGCCGAACGCGCACATCGCACTGGCCCGACCGCACAGCGACAACGAACGATTTCTTCGCAGACCCTACAACTACGACGACGCGCCGGCCGCCGGGCGTCTCACCGACAGTGGGCTCATTTTCGCTGCGTACCAACGTGACCCGGACGAACAGTTCACCCCGGTGCAGCGGCGGCTCGCTGCGGCCGATGCGCTGAACAAGTGGATCACCACCATCGGGTCGGCGACGTTCGCGATCCTGCCGGGAGTCGAGTCGGGCGGTTACCTGGGCCAGACGCTGTTGTCCTAGGCGTCGGATCAGGATTTCGACGCGAGCAACGCCGCACAGGACAGCGCCGATTGCCATGTGCTGGAGGCAGGCAGGTCCCTGACCGAGTGGCTGGCCCGGTGGTAGGGGTAGGCTGGTCGCGCAGCTGGTTTGCGGGCGAACCGATCTCGGAATCGAGGGAGGGCCGTCGGCATCGAGTGCCGCACGCCGATTCGGGTGCGGTGCGAGAGGGAACTCCGGTGAGAATCCGGGACTGTCCCGCAGCGGTATGCAGGAACGACCGCCGTCAACGGCACTGGCCCCACGGGCTGGGAAGCGACGGCCATTAGGTGCACGACCATGTGCGAGCCTGCGAGTCCGAAGACCTGCCAGATGTACCGGGCGCGCCGCGTCCGGTGGTTCATCGCCCCGTGGAATGGGCTGTGGCCGAAGCGGGTTGCGTATGACGTGTCCGCGCTCGGCACGACACCTCCGGCGATGAACATCCGCCGTACCGATGAGGACGTCGTCATGACCGCAACACCGTTCTACGCCACCATCCTCGGTTCCCCGCGCATCGGCCCGAACCGTGAACTCAAACGAGCCGTCGAGAAGTACTGGGCGGGGACCGTCGGACGCGACGAACTCGAGTCCGTGGCCGCCGAACTGCGCCGCGACACCTGGGAGGCGCTCGTGGCCGAGGGGCTGGATTCCGTTCCGGTGAACACGTTCTCCTACTACGATCAGATGCTCGACACCGCAGCCATGGTGGGCGCGTTGCCCCCGCGGGTCGCGGACGTGTCCGATGAAATGGACCGCTATTTCGCCGCCGCGCGCGGCAACGACGAGATCGCCCCGCTGGAGATGACGAAGTGGTTCGACACCAACTACCACTACATCGTGCCCGAACTCGGTCCGGATACGCATTTCGCGCTGAACCCGACCAAGATCCTCGGTGAACTCGAAGATGCTCGCGCCCAAAGTATTCCGGCTCGTCCCGTGGTCATCGGACCGATCACGTTCCTCGCCCTGAGCAAGGCGGTGGACGGAGCCGACGCGCCGATCGACCGGCTCGCCGAATTGACCGTGGTGTACGGGGAGCTGCTGGCACTTCTCGCCGGGCAGGGCGTCGAGTGGGTGCAGATCGACGAACCCGTTCTGGTCACCGACTTCGTCGACACCGCAGCCGAACTCGCCGAGCGCACCTACGCGCAGCTCGGGCGGCTGACCGAGCGGCCGGCGATCTTGGTGGCCACCTACTTCGGAAAGCTCACCGATGCCTTGCCCGCGCTCGCGCGAACGCCGGTCGAAGCGATCGGTGTCGACCTCGTCGCGGGCGGCGTGCCCGCGGTCGCCGCTGTGCCCGAACTGACCGACAAACTCCTCGTGGCCGGTGTCGTCGACGGCCGCAACATTTGGCGTACCGACCTGGAATCGGCTCTCGGCACCCTGACAACACTGCGGGGGTCGGCGCAGCACGTCGCGGTTTCGACGTCGTGCTCGACGCTGCACGTTCCGTACACGCTCGATGCGGAGCCCTCTATCGACGGCGCCTTGCGGAGCTGGTTGGCGTTCGGCTTCGAGAAGGTGACCGAGGTCGTGGCGCTCGCCCGCGGCTTGATGGACGGACGCGAGGCGATCGACGGTGAGATCGCGGCGTCCAACGCGGCCATCGCGTCGCGGCGCGCCGATCCCCGGTTGAACAACGACGATGTGCGAGCGCGGATCTCGGCCATCACCGCGTCCGGCGCCGAACGCGGTCCCGCCGGCCGGCGCCGCGCGGCGCAGCAGGCGCGGCTGAACCTGCCCGTCCTGCCGACGACGACCATCGGGTCGTACCCGCAGACATCGGCGATCCGGGTGGCCCGAGCGGACCTGCGCGCGGGCAGGATCGACGCCGCCGAGTACAGGCGCCGGATGCAGGCCGAAATCGCCGGCGTCATCGGGCTGCAGGAGGAGATCGGTCTGGACGTGCTGGTGCACGGCGAGCCCGAGCGCAACGACATGGTGCAGTACTTCGCCGAGCAGCTCGACGGATTCTTCGCCACACAGAACGGCTGGGTGCAGTCCTACGGCAGCCGGTGCGTTCGCCCGCCGATCCTGTACGGCGACGTCAGCCGACCCGACCCGATGACGGTCGAATGGATCACATATGCGCAGTCACTGACCGACAAGCCGGTCAAGGGCATGCTGACCGGACCCGTGACGATCCTGGCGTGGTCGTTCGTGCGCGACGACCAGCCGTTGGCGCAGACGGCGGCCCAAGTGGCGCTGGCGATTCGCGAGGAGACCATCGATCTGCAGTCGGCGGGTATCGCGATCATCCAGGTCGACGAGCCCGCGCTTCGCGAGCTGCTGCCCCTGCGCTCCAAGGACAAGGATGCCTATCTGCGCTGGGCGGTCGACGCATTCCGGTTGTCGACATCGGGTGTCGATGACTCGACACAGATCCACACGCACCTGTGCTACTCGGAGTTCGGCGAGGTGATCGGCGCAATCGCCGATCTCGATGCCGATGTGACGTCCATCGAGGCGGCGCGTTCGCACATGGAGGTGCTCGGCGACCTCAACGCGGCCGGGTTCGCCAACAGCGTCGGCCCCGGCGTGTACGACATCCACTCGCCGCGGGTACCCGCGGTCGGCGAGATGGCTTCCGCGCTGCGAGAAGCGTTGAACTCCGTTCCCGCCGAGCGTCTTTGGGTGAACCCGGACTGCGGTCTGAAGACGCGCAGGACCGACGAGGTGACCGCCTCGTTGCGCAACCTGGTCGCCGCGGCGAACGAGGTTCGTCCTCACTGATCACCGGGCGACTGCACGCGCAGCCGACGACTCCGTGTGGTTAGAAGGGGCTGCTGTTCTGCTGCCAGCGCGCCTCTTCGGGGCGCGGGCCGAAGCGGC includes:
- a CDS encoding 4-carboxymuconolactone decarboxylase; protein product: MYDKGREIRTAVLGEAYVQKAADSADDFTGPFQDLVTEYCWGAVWGRDGLSHKTRSMLNLAMLAALNRPNELRTHVRGALTNGVTPEEIREIFMQVAVYAGVPAAVEAFRTARAALDDAEQR
- the cut1 gene encoding Cutinase Cut1, whose amino-acid sequence is MGARRIARMLSLVVPFAALLGGSIPLAAAQPPPPPPPAPAPPPACPDVQVVFARGTGEPIGVGGVGQAFVDQLRAQAGPRSIDVYPVNYVASGDFGNRIQFARTVVDGIRDAGQKVESTAAACPDTDIVLGGFSQGAAVAGYVTSAEIPEEIPAEYREFIPEPMSEEVGDHVAAVVLFGRPSDQFLTDAGAPAIVIGPSYQDKTLDLCAEGDTICNGAPIGLPSFAHNSYIVNGMAAEGAAYAVARLEPAPAPPPPPAPAPAPAPLAAPAPPPPPPAPAPFAAPAPAPAAPPPAPAPAG
- a CDS encoding secreted protein yields the protein MSNRTYHALVLLITATAVAACTSHGQHDEGPMSSEVTLADQWASAAETGMAAVFGILANAGHHDARIVSGRSDAAGRVEVHEVAADGGARTMRPKDGGLVIPAKGSHALVPGGDHLMLMDLKQPLLPGSEVTLTVEFEDGSTLPVTAQVRDFAGANEDYQPVTDGSAPHHDHG
- a CDS encoding Dyp-type peroxidase family protein, which encodes MTMGDGVAEGRFHLNRRRLLAGSAVAVAAGATLSHSGIAQFAVPADAVDRAVEPFHGRHQAGVATSPQAHALFVALDLEPHPHRGPRETLAAVLRLWTSDAERLTQGTPALADTEPELAQRPARLTVTVGVGPGLFDRIGLGNRRPRAVADPPALATDRLEPRWCGGDLLLQICADDPITVAHTSRVLLKNVRAMTRQRWRQTGFRQAAGSGAHSMRNLMGQIDGTANIVDQAGFDRHVWDDGDDQPWFAGGTTLVLRRIRAEMDTWDELDRTSKELSVGRRLDSGAPLTGSREDDVPDFDADEEGIPVIPPNAHIALARPHSDNERFLRRPYNYDDAPAAGRLTDSGLIFAAYQRDPDEQFTPVQRRLAAADALNKWITTIGSATFAILPGVESGGYLGQTLLS
- the Hgd gene encoding 3-hydroxyisobutyrate dehydrogenase, with product MDIGFVGLGNMGFPMADRLRAAGHRVVVCDARPEVVDRAVEAGAERAASAREVADRAPTILTSLPTPQASESVAAEVACGTVVERFVDLSTVGRQAAQRNNALLAERGIAALDSPVSGGVHGAEAGTLAIMVSGPRAHYQTCAPLFETLGRATFVGEKPGAAQTMKLINNVIAATTLAVTAEAMVAGVKAGLDAQVMIDVLNAGSGGTHASRDKFPQAVLPRTFDYGFATGLMVKDVRLYLDEARALGLPTELADAVGQVWEATMASEGAESDFTAVVKPIEAAAGVVVEG
- a CDS encoding putative iron-regulated membrane protein; this encodes MTTTPTLGTPARQRQRGVRPLLLRLHFYAGVFVGPFILIAAVTGLLYAVIPQIDDAVYREKVTVDSVGEHRLPLAEQLRAVRAAYPEGMVEQIGPPVAADDITRVVLAVDDVPPDYARTVFVDPYSGEIRGALTTYGQWLPVRAWFDELHRNLHLGAVGRNYSELAASWLWVIALAGLALWYLHRRDTKKLRRIALPDRDKTDRRRTLSWHGAVGVWLIVALLGLSVTGITWSRYGGETVNLLQERLNTTAPSVDTALMQSADTDAGHGQHHGGAVVGGGDAALHGADTALSAARAAGLSGPMWMYPPSADGQGWEVAENKRDWPTRYDAVSVDPDTGAIIDRVNQAEWPLLAKLTNWAIDAHMGVLFGVVNQIVLALTAVGLITIVVRGYLMWWQRRPTKGSAWAAGRPPLRGVLRGLHPGAIALVVAVALAVGWALPLFGLSLAAFVVVDLIVATVKKRGTEQEANVDV